In Hypomesus transpacificus isolate Combined female chromosome 25, fHypTra1, whole genome shotgun sequence, one DNA window encodes the following:
- the tnk1 gene encoding non-receptor tyrosine-protein kinase TNK1: protein MLMDKDTQWLYHLLAEVQLERFYLRVRDGLNITRVEHFSYVKEADLEQIGISKPGQRRLWEALKRYKLNMRPRSWMTKVFSGRGPEVGDQWSAGAPSQGQDQDTRRTVSCLIQDSDLTLGEKLGSGSFGVVKRAEWHTPTGRVLPVAVKSLRSSMSRQTDTLTDFLQEVTTMQSLDHSNIIRLYGVVLTQPLKMVTELANLGSLFDTLRSRQYEYPLVRLWLFATQIAAGMEYLEGRRFIHRDLAARNVLLASREMVKIGDFGLMRGLSQEKDHYVMKAHRRIPFAWCAPESLRVGSFSHASDVWMFGITLWEMFTYCEEPWLGMSGRQILWRVEREGERLERPPDCPQELYSVMRKCWACTATDRPTFSDLVTLVAEAQPMEVRAVRDFNELKMLPLLANDPVTVIDHGLELCEWKGQNQRTLSVGWFPPSLAAPSVTTSTAPGPGPATAHISAPLRGSLQHTGHGDSHPDRSWGTPERLEDNGRWKTPLAHKERDKEGSNLQSMAGMCRSLESVLGESKSKGQPVGGQRVDPRRPLPNTPMTARSVVTQDPRRFSEASIAPPPRPPPPNLKCLKPQMVIRDRRPAVNPAPGSSWPPHPQQQQIQVPQPPPQPTMGISNLVKMAHMARSTPQLDDGADKEKEREKERERERDREKERDRYPPQLQNTREAVVSQVMEAVHGVTIEEVRNALRRNEWNPLKAEQQLKMEQLYSLSLCTREDCFRILSKYQWDLQLASRYLIKLTRDERVNGGPSER, encoded by the exons ATGCTGATGGACAAGGACACACAGTGGCTGTACCATCTCCTGGCCGAAGTCCAGTTGGAGAGGTTTTACCTGCGCGTCCGCGACGGACTCAACATCACACGGGTCGAGCACTTCTCCTACGTGAAGGAGGCTGACCTGGAGCAGATAGGCATCAGCAAACCAG GACAGAGAAGACTATGGGAGGCTCTAAAACGCTACAAACTCAACATGCGACCACGCTCATGGATGACCAAG GTCTTCAGTGGGCGTGGTCCAGAGGTTGGCGACCAATGGAGTGCGGGAGCGCCCagccagggccaggaccaggacaCAAGGCGGACCGTGAGCTGTCTGATCCAGGACAGTGACCTCACCCTGGGAGAGAAGCTGGGCTCTGGCTCCTTCGGGGTGGTGAAGagagcagagtggcacactccCACCGGGAGAGTG TTGCCCGTCGCCGTGAAGTCTCTGCGTAGCAGCATGTCGAGACAGACGGACACGCTGACAGACTTCCTCCAAGAGGTGACCACCATGCAGTCCCTGGACCACTCCAACATCATCCGTCTGTACGGAGTGGTGCTGACGCAGCCCCTCAAGATG GTAACAGAGCTGGCAAACCTGGGCTCCCTGTTTGACACCCTGCGCTCACGCCAGTACGAGTACCCCCTCGTTCGCCTCTGGCTCTTTGCCACCCAGATCGCAGCCGGTATGGAGTACCTGGAGGGGCGCAGGTTCATCCACAGGGACCTAGCGGCACGGAACGTCCTGCTAGCGTCCCGGGAGATGGTGAAGATCGGGGATTTTGGGTTGATGAGGGGCCTGAGCCAGGAGAAGGACCACTACGTGATGAAGGCACACCGACGGATCCCGTTTGCATG GTGTGCCCCAGAGAGCCTGCGTGTCGGCTCGTTCTCTCATGCGTCTGACGTGTGGATGTTTGGGATCACTCTGTGGGAGATGTTCACCTACTGTGAGGAGCCCTGGCTAGGCATGTCAGGCAGACAG ATCCTGTGGAGGGTGGAGCGCGAGGGCGAACGCCTTGAGCGGCCCCCGGACTGTCCCCAGGAGCTGTACTCCGTCATGAGGAAGTGCTGGGCCTGCACCGCCACCGACCGGCCCACCTTCTCAGATCTGGTTACGCTGGTGGCAGAG gcTCAACCCATGGAGGTGCGCGCGGTGAGGGACTTCAACGAACTCAAGATGCTGCCCTTGCTGGCCAACGACCCAGTCACCGTCATAGACcacgg CCTGGAGCTGTGTGAGTGGAAGGGCCAGAACCAGAGGACCCTCAGCGTCGGCTGGTTCCCCCCAAGTCTGGCTGCACCCTCAGTCACCACTAGCACCGCCCCTGGTCCAGGCCCTGCCACCGCCCACATCTCTGCCCCCTTGAGGGGCAGTCTGCAGCACACAGGGCACGGGGACTCCCATCCCGACCGGAGCTGGGGGACTCCCGAACGCCTGGAGGA CAATGGGAGGTGGAAAACTCCTCTAgcccacaaagagagagacaaggaaggCTCAAATTTACAGAGCATGGCAG GTATGTGTCGGAGTTTGGAGTCTGTCCTGGGTGAGTCTAAGAGTAAAGGTCAGCCGGTAGGAGGGCAGCGTGTGGACCCCCGTAGACCCCTCCCCAACACTCCCATGACAGCTCGCAGCGTGGTCACGCAGGACCCCCGCAGGTTCAGCGAGGCCAGCATAGCCCCTCCTCCACGCCCACCACCCCCAAACCTCAAGTGCCTCAAGCCCCAAATGGTGATCCGAGACCGGAGGCCGGCGGTGAATCCAGCCCCAGGCTCTTCCTGGCCTCCACAccctcagcagcagcagatACAGGtgccccagcccccacctcaGCCAACCATGGGCATCAGCAACCTGGTCAAGATGGCCCACATGGCACGCTCAACACCGCAACTTGATGACGGTGCagacaaagagaaggagagagaaaaggagagagagagggaaagggacaGGGAAAAAGAAAGGGATCGGTACCCACCTCAGTTGCAGAACACCAGGGAAGCAGTCGTTTCACAG GTCATGGAGGCGGTGCATGGTGTGACCATTGAGGAAGTCCGTAACGCACTCCGTCGCAATGAATGGAACCCACTCAAGGCTGAACAACAGCTTAAG ATGGAGCAGCTCTACTCTCTGAGTCTGTGTACCAGAGAGGACTGTTTTAGGATCCTGTCCAAATACCAGTGGGACCTCCAGCTGGCCAGCCGTTACCTCATCAAACTGACCAGGGACGAGAGGGTTAATGGGGGACCgagtgagagatag